The Mangifera indica cultivar Alphonso chromosome 8, CATAS_Mindica_2.1, whole genome shotgun sequence genome has a window encoding:
- the LOC123223145 gene encoding dolichyl-diphosphooligosaccharide--protein glycosyltransferase subunit DAD1 — translation MARSTGKDAQALFHSLRSAYAATPTTLKIIDLYVGFAVFTALIQVVYMAVVGSFPFNSFLSGVLSCVGTAVLAVCLRIQVNKENKEFKDLAPERAFADFVLCNLVLHLVIMNFLG, via the exons ATGGCGAGATCTACCGGCAAAGATGCCCAAGCCCTTTTCCACTCTCTTCGCTCCGCTTATGCTGCAACTCCGACCACTCTCAag ATCATCGATCTATATGTGGGTTTCGCCGTCTTCACCGCGCTGATTCAG GTTGTGTACATGGCTGTTGTTGGATCCTTCCCATTTAACTCTTTTCTTTCAGGAGTGCTTTCTTGTGTTGGGACAGCAGTCCTTGCTG TCTGTCTTCGTATTCAAGTGAACAAAGAAAACAAGGAATTCAAG GACTTAGCACCAGAGCGAGCTTTTGCAGACTTCGTCCTCTGCAATTTGGTGCTGCATTTGGTGATCATGAATTTCCTTGGATAA
- the LOC123222519 gene encoding glycerol-3-phosphate acyltransferase ATS12, chloroplastic-like isoform X2: protein MTSLSLTFFTASPRVLSFPLFSSFSSSLNVNLPPPSSLSFRSGAGRFASFKVEEMSKMLQDVESAQKTIFAASAAQDERKKSLSIGEVNHSRAFLDARTEQELLSGISKEVKAGRLPSNLAALMEELYHNYKNAVFSSGKPGADELVLSNMAVTFDRVLLDMEELFQFQPYHKALREPFDYYMLGQNYIRPLIDFSNSYAGNISLFYEMEQKLQQGHNIILISNHQTEADPAIIALLLESANSHIAENLNYVAGDRVLTDPLCKPFSMGRNLICVYSKKHMFDAPELIEMKRKANTRSLKELALLLRGGSQIVWIAPIGERRAVSFCGAGLSVAREISFSDIASAFENPEEAKEAYSRVLYDSVTEQYNVLKSAINGKQGLDASIPSVSLSQPWN from the exons ATGACTTCTTTGTCTCTCACATTCTTCACCGCGTCACCTAGGGTTCTCTCCTTtccattattttcttctttctcgtCGTCTCTCAACGTCAACCTCCCGCCTCCTTCTTCGCTGTCGTTTCGATCCGGCGCGGGGAGGTTCGCTTCTTTCAAGGTCGAAGAAATGTCTAAGATGCTTCAGGATGTGGAATCCGCTCAGAAGACTATTTTCGCCGCAAGTGCCGCGCAAGACGAGCGCAAGAAGTCTTTGTCTATCGGCGAGGTCAACCATTCGCGTGCTTTTCTCGATGCTCGTACTGAACAAG AGCTCTTATCTGGAATTAGCAAGGAAGTTAAAGCAGGAAGGCTGCCCTCAAATCTTGCAGCATTGATGGAAGAGTTATATCACAATTATAAAAATGCA GTCTTCAGCAGTGGAAAGCCTGGGGCTGATGAGCTTGTATTGTCAAACATGGCTGTGACATTTGATCGTGTACTTTTAGATATGGAG GAGCTGTTTCAATTCCAGCCATATCACAAGGCATTAAGAGAGCCATTTGACTATTACATGCTTGGTCAAAATTATATACGTCCTTTGATTGATTTCAG CAATTCATATGCTGGCAACATCTCTCTTTTCTATGAAATGGAACAGAAACTTCAGCAG GGCCACAATATTATATTGATCTCTAACCACCAAACTGAAGCAGACCCAGCTATCATTGCTTTGCTGCTTGAATCAGCAAACTCCCATATTGCAGAGAACCTG AACTATGTGGCAGGGGATAGAGTTTTAACTGATCCTCTCTGCAAGCCCTTCAGCATGGGAAG GAATTTAATATGTGTATACTCAAAGAAACACATGTTTGACGCCCCTGAGCTTATTGAGATGAAAAGGAAGGCTAATACACGAAGTTTGAAAGAATTGGCTTTGCTTTTAAG GGGTGGGTCACAAATAGTATGGATAGCTCC AATCGGAGAGAGAAGGGCGGTATCCTTCTGTGGGGCTGGGTTATCAGTGGCGCGAGAAATCAGCTTCTCAGATATTGCTTCTGCTTTTGAAAATCCTGAAGAG GCCAAGGAAGCGTATTCAAGAGTATTATATGATTCTGTGACCGAACAATACAATGTACTCAAATCTGCCATAAATGGCAAACAAGGACTAGACGCATCAATTCCAAGTGTGTCTTTGTCACAGCCATGGAATTAA
- the LOC123222346 gene encoding alpha/beta hydrolase domain-containing protein 17B-like, whose translation MGCMFSQLAAKFAFFPPTPPTYQIEKRENGKLAVVSSSSSMPIPVADDCSLDILLIDTKRGNKIVAFYLKNPYARLTLLYSHGNAADLGQLYDLFVQLKVNLRVNLIGYDYSGYGASTGKPSESNTYADIEAVYQCLQTEYGVSQEDLILYGQSVGSGPTLHLASKLPRLRGVVLHSGILSGLRVLCHVKFTFCFDIYTNINKIQKVKCPVLVIHGTEDDVVNWLHGNKLWKMAREPFEPLWIKGGGHCNLELYPDYISHLFRFIQEMENMNSKIHLNKIRQTLQLPTRSNNTTSVSTNRCFWIKCWRPKCPECLKPSCCSIKCSWKMKCPSCWIPSCLKCCQIPKCPSSWIPGCQECCQIPKCPSCWIPSCLECCQIPKCPSCWIPSCLECCQIPKCPSCCIPSCVKHCQIPKCPSCLRPSCSCCRVTCFNWQCCVEPKRPINGKQDG comes from the exons ATGGGGTGTATGTTCTCTCAGTTAGCTGCAAAGTTTGCATTTTTTCCACCGACTCCGCCTACATACCAGATCGAGAAGCGTGAGAATGGGAAGCTGGCGgtggtttcttcttcttcttcaatgccTATTCCTGTTGCTGATGACTGTTCTTTGGATATCTTGTTGATTGATACTAAGCGTGGCAACAAGATTGTAGCTTTCTACTTGAAAAACCCCTATGCGAGACTCACTCTTCTCTACTCTCATGGCAATGCTGCTGACCTTGGGCAGCTCTATGATCTCTTTGTCCAGCTCAAAGTTAATCTGAGAGTCAATCTGATAGG ATACGATTATTCTGGCTATGGAGCCTCTACTGGCAAG CCGAGTGAATCAAATACATATGCAGATATAGAGGCTGTTTATCAGTGTCTTCAGACCGAGTATGGGGTAAGCCAGGAGGACTTAATTTTGTATGGGCAGTCAGTTGGCAGTGGACCGACACTGCATCTGGCTTCTAAATTGCCTAGGCTAAGGGGTGTAGTTCTGCATAGTGGTATTCTTTCTGGCCTTCGTGTACTCTGCCATGTGAAATTCACATTTTGCTTTGACATATATACG AATATCAACAAAATTCAGAAGGTGAAGTGCCCTGTGCTTGTAATACAT GGAACAGAAGATGATGTGGTGAACTGGTTACATGGAAATAAACTGTGGAAAATGGCCCGAGAGCCATTTGAGCCCTTGTGGATTAAGGGAGGTGGGCATTGCAACTTGGAGTTATACCCTGATTATATTAGCCATCTTTTCAGGTTTATTCAAGAAATGGAGAACATGAACAGCAAAATCCACCTGAATAAGATTCGGCAAACACTCCAATTACCAACAAGGTCCAATAATACCACGTCTGTGTCAACAAACAGGTGCTTTTGGATAAAATGCTGGAGACCTAAATGCCCGGAATGCCTAAAGCCCAGCTGCTGCAGTATAAAATGTTCCTGGAAAATGAAATGCCCATCATGTTGGATACCAAGCTGCCTAAAATGTTGCCAGATCCCAAAATGCCCTTCGAGTTGGATACCAGGCTGCCAAGAATGTTGCCAGATCCCGAAATGCCCTTCATGTTGGATACCAAGCTGCCTGGAATGTTGCCAGATCCCGAAATGCCCTTCGTGTTGGATACCAAGCTGCCTAGAATGTTGCCAGATTCCGAAATGCCCCTCATGTTGTATACCAAGCTGTGTAAAACATTGCCAGATTCCGAAATGCCCTTCATGCTTGAGACCCTCCTGCTCCTGCTGCCGCGTAACGTGTTTTAACTGGCAATGTTGTGTCGAGCCGAAGCGTCCGATAAATGGAAAACAGGATGGTTAA
- the LOC123222519 gene encoding glycerol-3-phosphate acyltransferase ATS12, chloroplastic-like isoform X1 → MTSLSLTFFTASPRVLSFPLFSSFSSSLNVNLPPPSSLSFRSGAGRFASFKVEEMSKMLQDVESAQKTIFAASAAQDERKKSLSIGEVNHSRAFLDARTEQELLSGISKEVKAGRLPSNLAALMEELYHNYKNAVFSSGKPGADELVLSNMAVTFDRVLLDMEELFQFQPYHKALREPFDYYMLGQNYIRPLIDFSNSYAGNISLFYEMEQKLQQGHNIILISNHQTEADPAIIALLLESANSHIAENLNYVAGDRVLTDPLCKPFSMGRNLICVYSKKHMFDAPELIEMKRKANTRSLKELALLLRGGSQIVWIAPSGGRDRPDPVTEEWHPAPFDASSVDNMRRLVEFSGTPGHMYPLALLCYDIMPPPRLVEKEIGERRAVSFCGAGLSVAREISFSDIASAFENPEEAKEAYSRVLYDSVTEQYNVLKSAINGKQGLDASIPSVSLSQPWN, encoded by the exons ATGACTTCTTTGTCTCTCACATTCTTCACCGCGTCACCTAGGGTTCTCTCCTTtccattattttcttctttctcgtCGTCTCTCAACGTCAACCTCCCGCCTCCTTCTTCGCTGTCGTTTCGATCCGGCGCGGGGAGGTTCGCTTCTTTCAAGGTCGAAGAAATGTCTAAGATGCTTCAGGATGTGGAATCCGCTCAGAAGACTATTTTCGCCGCAAGTGCCGCGCAAGACGAGCGCAAGAAGTCTTTGTCTATCGGCGAGGTCAACCATTCGCGTGCTTTTCTCGATGCTCGTACTGAACAAG AGCTCTTATCTGGAATTAGCAAGGAAGTTAAAGCAGGAAGGCTGCCCTCAAATCTTGCAGCATTGATGGAAGAGTTATATCACAATTATAAAAATGCA GTCTTCAGCAGTGGAAAGCCTGGGGCTGATGAGCTTGTATTGTCAAACATGGCTGTGACATTTGATCGTGTACTTTTAGATATGGAG GAGCTGTTTCAATTCCAGCCATATCACAAGGCATTAAGAGAGCCATTTGACTATTACATGCTTGGTCAAAATTATATACGTCCTTTGATTGATTTCAG CAATTCATATGCTGGCAACATCTCTCTTTTCTATGAAATGGAACAGAAACTTCAGCAG GGCCACAATATTATATTGATCTCTAACCACCAAACTGAAGCAGACCCAGCTATCATTGCTTTGCTGCTTGAATCAGCAAACTCCCATATTGCAGAGAACCTG AACTATGTGGCAGGGGATAGAGTTTTAACTGATCCTCTCTGCAAGCCCTTCAGCATGGGAAG GAATTTAATATGTGTATACTCAAAGAAACACATGTTTGACGCCCCTGAGCTTATTGAGATGAAAAGGAAGGCTAATACACGAAGTTTGAAAGAATTGGCTTTGCTTTTAAG GGGTGGGTCACAAATAGTATGGATAGCTCCAAGCGGTGGTAGAGATCGTCCAGATCCTGTTACTGAAGAATGGCATCCA GCACCCTTTGATGCTTCTTCAGTGGACAATATGAGGAGGCTTGTAGAATTTTCTGGTACTCCAGGGCATATGTACCCTTTAGCCCTGTTATGTTATGACATCATGCCTCCTCCACGCCTG GTAGAAAAAGAAATCGGAGAGAGAAGGGCGGTATCCTTCTGTGGGGCTGGGTTATCAGTGGCGCGAGAAATCAGCTTCTCAGATATTGCTTCTGCTTTTGAAAATCCTGAAGAG GCCAAGGAAGCGTATTCAAGAGTATTATATGATTCTGTGACCGAACAATACAATGTACTCAAATCTGCCATAAATGGCAAACAAGGACTAGACGCATCAATTCCAAGTGTGTCTTTGTCACAGCCATGGAATTAA